In Daucus carota subsp. sativus chromosome 4, DH1 v3.0, whole genome shotgun sequence, one DNA window encodes the following:
- the LOC108218098 gene encoding uncharacterized protein LOC108218098: protein MANNCENVFLNQSDSLTSALLKFQAGPSEIGSPISFNMEGQNNHFMSDSLENGEFHSKFGFDHLTVTHQFDDLRLNYPTIQRNNIRGNDTIISHGGITSTYPPNGKNTVSHWDKYKKCWSGPNHLGSSSHGNHITNNMRKYGNMKRVNRSPSKTQSKKQIRFRFASWTYEEKKVMDRELEKFTSLPVLNICKKIAIMLPRKSIRDVAMRIEWLINHRKLDNIWFLDKPSVEGDLSDFDFYMPDNPNDRDLLAIRNKFGAGVVKGSRL from the exons ATGGCAAACAACTGTGAAAATGTTTTTCTCAATCAGAGTGATTCACTTACTAGTGCCTTACTCAAGTTTCAAGCAGGACCTAGTGAAATCGGTTCTCCTATCTCGTTTAACATGGAAGGTCAAAACAATCATTTCATGAGTGATTCTCTAGAGAATGGCGAATTTCATTCAAAATTTG GATTTGATCATCTCACCGTCACTCATCAATTCGATGATCTCAGACTCAATTATCCTACAATCCAGCGAAATAATATTAGAGGAAATGATACCATCATATCACATGGTGGTATCACGTCCACTTATCCTCCAAATGGAAAAAATACTGTTTCTCATTgggataaatataaaaaatgttggTCTGGCCCAAATCATCTTGGATCATCTTCACATGGTAATCACATCACTAATAATATGAGAAAATATGGAAATATGAAACGAGTGAATAGATCACCATCCAAGACGCAATCCAAGAAACAAATTCGTTTTAGATTCGCCTCATGGACATATGAAGAGAAAAAAGTCATGGACCGAGAACTAGAAAA GTTCACCTCTTTACCTGTTCTAAATATTTGTAAGAAGATTGCAATTATGTTACCGAGAAAATCTATTCGAGATGTTGCCATGCGAATCGAGTGGTTGATC AATCATCGAAAATTAGACAACATCTGGTTTTTGGATAAACCTTCAGTCGAGGGAGAtttaagtgattttgatttttatatgcCAGACAACCCTAATGATCGAGATCTCCTCGCCATTCG gAACAAGTTTGGTGCTGGAGTTGTTAAGGGTAGCCGCCTCTAA
- the LOC108215939 gene encoding uncharacterized protein LOC108215939: MPSHAVNRWLRPEVYPLFAAVGVAVGICGMQLIRNISGNPEVRVTKENRAAGVLDNFAEGEKYSQHALRKFVRNKSPEIMPSINAFFANPED; the protein is encoded by the exons ATGCCTTCGCATGCAGTTAATCGATGGCTCAGGCCCGAG GTGTATCCACTGTTTGCGGCCGTAGGCGTAGCCGTCGGAATTTGCGGTATGCAGCTGATCCGTAACATCTCTGGCAACCCCGAAGTTAG GGTGACGAAGGAAAACAGAGCTGCAGGAGTGTTGGATAACTTTGCTGAAGGGGAAAAGTACTCACAGCATGCCCTTCGAAAGTTTGTCCGAAACAAGTCTCCAGAGATCATGCCGTCTATCAATGCCTTCTTTGCCAACCCTGAAGATTGA
- the LOC108216743 gene encoding peroxidase 31, which translates to MTLLHHFLAFSFLLSHSLLITSAHHLTHNYYDKTCPRFHQIIQETTTNKQIYSPTTAAASLRLFFHDCLIQGCDASILISSTPFSKAERDADINLSLPGDAFDLVVRAKTALELSCPGIVSCADILAVATRNLVSMMGGPYYNVLLGRRDGLVSQASRVGDNLPKAAMSVSKLIKLFAAVGFSTQEMVALTGAHTIGFSHCKEFSSDIYHYSKSEQSDPSINPRLAAGLKNACANFTKNPTLALFNDIMSPNQFDNMYYKNLPRGLGILKSDRALVSDPRTRPFVELYAKDERVFFKAFRKAMEKLSVYGVKNGRRGEIRRRCDAFNS; encoded by the coding sequence ATGACATTACTCCATCATTTCCTCGCATTCTCATTCCTGCTCTCGCACTCTCTCCTCATCACATCAGCTCACCATCTCACACACAACTACTACGACAAAACCTGCCCCCGATTCCACCAAATCATCCAGGAAACCACCACAAACAAGCAAATCTACTCTCCCACCACCGCCGCCGCCTCTCTCCGCCTCTTCTTCCACGACTGCCTCATCCAAGGCTGCGACGCCTCCATCCTCATCTCCTCCACTCCCTTCTCCAAGGCCGAACGCGACGCCGACATCAACCTCTCCCTCCCTGGCGACGCTTTCGACCTCGTTGTGCGCGCCAAGACAGCCCTGGAGCTCTCCTGTCCCGGCATTGTCTCCTGCGCCGACATCCTCGCTGTCGCGACTCGGAACCTCGTATCCATGATGGGCGGTCCTTACTACAACGTCCTTCTCGGGCGCCGAGATGGACTGGTCTCTCAAGCCTCGCGTGTCGGCGACAATCTCCCAAAGGCCGCGATGTCTGTGAGTAAACTCATCAAATTGTTTGCGGCTGTCGGGTTCAGCACGCAGGAGATGGTTGCGTTAACAGGGGCTCATACCATAGGATTCTCGCATTGCAAAGAGTTCAGCTCGGATATTTATCATTATAGTAAATCTGAGCAGTCTGATCCGTCTATAAATCCCAGGCTCGCAGCAGGGCTGAAGAATGCCTGTGCAAATTTTACGAAGAATCCGACACTGGCGCTGTTTAATGATATCATGAGTCCGAATCAGTTTGATAATATGTATTACAAGAACTTGCCGAGGGGACTGGGGATATTGAAATCGGATCGTGCGTTGGTTTCGGATCCGAGAACGAGGCCTTTCGTCGAATTGTATGCGAAGGATGAGAGAGTGTTTTTCAAGGCATTTCGCAAGGCAATGGAGAAGCTGAGTGTGTATGGTGTGAAGAATGGACGGAGGGGTGAGATTAGACGCAGATGTGATGCATTTAACTCTTAA
- the LOC108215521 gene encoding uncharacterized protein LOC108215521 — MESSTEKVVAVIMVGGPTKGTRFRPLSFNTPKPLFPLAGQPMVHHPISACKRIPNLAQIFLVGFYEEREFSLYVSSISNELRVPVRYLKEDKPHGSAGALYYFRDYILEDNPSHIFLLNCDVCCNFPLPDMLEAHRRYGGTGTLLVIKVSAESANQFGELVADPVTKELLHYTEKPETFVSDLINCGVYIFSPEIFSAIQDVSKHREDKANLRRVSSFEALQLAARNLPQDFVRLDQDILSPLAGKKQLYTYENMDFWEQIKTPGISLKCSALYLAQYRITTPHLLASGDGSKSARIIGDVYIHPSAKVHPTAKIGPDVSISANVRVAAGVRLINCIILDDVEIKDNAVVMHSIVGWKSSLGKWSRVQAEGDCNAKLGVTILGEAVTVEDEIVIINSIVLPNKTLNVSVQEEIIL; from the exons ATGGAGAGCTCCACGGAGAAGGTAGTCGCTGTCATCATGGTGGGTGGACCCACCAAAG GAACTCGATTTAGGCCTCTGTCATTCAACACCCCCAAACCCCTTTTCCCTCTTGCTGGTCAGCCTATGGTTCACCACCCTATTTCTGCTTGCAAAAGG ATTCCCAATTTGGCACAAATTTTTCTGGTGGGATTTTACGAGGAAAGGGAGTTCAGTCTTTATGTTTCCTCAATCTCTAACGAGCTTAGAGTCCCTGTCAG ATACTTGAAAGAAGACAAGCCACATGGTTCTGCTGGTGCTCTTTACTACTTCAGAGACTATATTTTGGAAGATAACCCG TCACATATTTTTTTGCTGAACTGTGATGTTTGTTGCAATTTTCCACTTCCGGACATGCTTG AGGCTCACCGAAGGTATGGTGGAACGGGAACATTATTAGTAATCAAG GTTTCTGCTGAATCAGCTAACCAATTTGGTGAGTTGGTTGCTGACCCAGTCACCAAAGAGTTGTTACATTACACCGAGAAGCCCGAGACTTTT GTAAGTGATTTAATAAACTGCGGGGTTTACatcttcagcccagaaatattTAGTGCAATCCAAGATGTTTCCAAACACCGGGAAGACAAAG CTAATTTGCGGCGTGTGTCGAGCTTTGAGGCCCTCCAGTTGGCTGCAAG AAACCTTCCTCAAGATTTTGTTCGATTGGATCAAGATATCCTCTCACCTCTTGCGGGAAAGAAACAATTGTATACTTACGAGAACATGGATTTTTGGGAACAGATAAAGACGCCAGG AATTTCTCTCAAGTGTTCTGCTCTATATCTTGCCCAATATCGGATTACCACTCCTCATCTGTTGGCCAGTGGAGATGGCTCTAAGAGTGCTAGGATTATTGGTGATGTTTATATTCACCCATCAGCAAAAGTACATCCAACTGCAAAG ATAGGTCCAGATGTTTCAATATCAGCAAATGTCCGGGTAGCTGCTGGTGTACGACTAATAAATTGTATTATCTTGGATGACGTTGAAATCAAG GATAATGCTGTTGTTATGCATTCAATCGTTGGGTGGAAATCATCTCTTGGGAAATGGTCACGCGTACAG GCTGAAGGAGACTGCAATGCGAAGCTTGGAGTTACCATCCTTG GCGAAGCCGTGACTGTTGAAGATGAAATTGTCATCATCAACAGTATTGTTCTACCAAACAAAACCCTTAACGTAAGTGTTCAGGAGGAGATCATTCTATAA
- the LOC108217927 gene encoding metalloendoproteinase 3-MMP: protein MAQFFQLISCISLLFLLLLVPSNSENPKAPPFGFLKPLEGCKKGENLEGLRELKQYLNKFGYLNYNSSKAHDNDDFDDFLEAAMKAYQANYNLNVTGTLDSETLSKMVTPRCGVPDIINGTNSMTRNKKRHRHNNSPKKLHTVSHYTFFQGSPRWPADKTSLTYWFNPRTIQTDAMPAFVRAFDKWASITQYFTFAQTEDYESSDLKISFERGDHGDGSSFDGRGGVLAHAFRPTNGNLHCDADELWSIGALQDYTDLETVALHEIGHLLGLDHSSVEDAIMFPTIRSGVTKDLHDDDIQGIKALYNI, encoded by the coding sequence ATGGCACAGTTTTTCCAACTCATTTCATGCATTTCTCTTCTCTTCCTACTCCTCCTTGTTCCCTCCAACTCCGAAAACCCTAAAGCGCCACCTTTCGGATTTTTAAAGCCACTTGAGGGATGCAAGAAAGGGGAGAACCTAGAAGGTCTCCGTGAGCTCAAACAATATCTCAACAAATTCGGATACCTAAATTACAATTCTTCGAAAGCGCACGATAATGACGATTTCGATGATTTTCTTGAGGCCGCTATGAAGGCCTACCAGGCTAATTATAATCTCAATGTCACGGGAACGCTAGATTCTGAAACACTGTCCAAGATGGTGACGCCGCGGTGCGGAGTGCCCGATATAATCAACGGGACGAATAGCATGACGAGAAACAAGAAACGACACCGTCACAACAACAGTCCTAAGAAGCTCCACACCGTGTCGCATTATACTTTCTTCCAAGGCTCCCCTAGATGGCCAGCTGATAAGACGAGTCTTACTTACTGGTTCAATCCTCGGACTATCCAGACAGATGCTATGCCCGCATTTGTCAGAGCATTCGACAAATGGGCCTCGATCACACAGTACTTTACTTTTGCTCAGACTGAGGATTACGAGAGCTCGGACTTGAAGATTAGTTTCGAGAGGGGAGACCATGGGGATGGTTCCTCTTTTGACGGCCGAGGAGGAGTTCTTGCACATGCTTTTCGACCAACGAACGGGAATCTTCACTGTGATGCGGATGAGTTGTGGTCCATAGGGGCTCTTCAAGATTATACGGATTTAGAGACGGTCGCTTTGCATGAAATCGGACACCTTCTCGGACTTGATCATAGCTCGGTGGAAGATGCAATTATGTTCCCGACTATTCGTTCGGGAGTCACGAAAGATTTACATGATGATGATATTCAGGGAATCAAGGCATTATATAACATTTGA
- the LOC108218082 gene encoding metalloendoproteinase 2-MMP, whose product MAQKIQLVPFISLFFLLLVPIYSKNPTAQKPQPFGFLKPLQGCRKGENLAGLRDLKQYLNKFGYLNYNSSKAHDNDEFDEFLEAAMKTYQANYNLKVTGTLDFETFSKMAMPRCGVPDVINGTNSMRRNKKRHRQNNHHSRPKKLHTVSHYNFFPGFPRWPVGKTHLTYWFDLGTTHPDAIPAFARAFAKWSSYTQYFTFEETEEYEEADITIGFESGEHGDGFSFDGQGGILAHAFAPTSGMLHCDADDLWSIGALPDYTDLETVALHEIGHLLGLDHSSVEDAIMYPTITPGTVKDLHADDVQGIKALYNI is encoded by the coding sequence ATGGCACAAAAAATTCAGCTCGTACCATTCATTTCTCTCTTCTTCCTCCTCCTTGTTCCGATTTACTCAAAAAACCCTACGGCTCAGAAGCCACAACCTTTCGGGTTTCTGAAGCCTCTTCAAGGATGCAGAAAAGGGGAAAATCTAGCAGGCCTTCGTGATCTAAAACAATATCTGAACAAATTCGGATACCTAAACTATAATTCTTCGAAAGCACACGATAATGACGAGTTTGATGAGTTTCTTGAGGCTGCTATGAAGACCTACCAGGCCAACTACAATCTCAAGGTCACGGGAACACTAGATTTCGAAACATTTTCAAAGATGGCGATGCCGCGGTGCGGAGTGCCTGATGTAATCAATGGAACCAACAGCATGCGAAGAAACAAAAAAAGACACCGTCAAAATAACCACCACAGTCGTCCTAAGAAACTCCACACAGTCTCGCATTATAATTTCTTCCCAGGCTTCCCGAGATGGCCCGTAGGCAAGACTCATCTTACCTACTGGTTCGATCTCGGCACGACTCATCCAGATGCTATCCCGGCTTTCGCGAGAGCATTCGCGAAATGGAGTTCGTACACGCAATATTTCACTTTCGAAGAAACTGAAGAGTATGAGGAGGCCGATATCACAATCGGGTTCGAAAGTGGTGAGCATGGGGATGGTTTCTCGTTTGATGGACAAGGTGGAATTCTTGCTCATGCTTTTGCACCGACAAGCGGAATGCTTCATTGTGATGCGGATGACTTGTGGTCTATAGGCGCTCTTCCGGATTATACTGATTTGGAGACGGTGGCTTTGCATGAAATCGGGCACCTTCTCGGACTTGATCATAGCTCGGTGGAAGATGCGATCATGTATCCCACTATTACTCCGGGAACTGTTAAAGATTTACATGCTGATGATGTTCAAGGAATCAAAGCGTTGTATAACATCTAG